Genomic segment of Yoonia sp. R2331:
TTCTGCTTTTGCGGTCAACTCGGGGTTCTCGGTCTGCGCCTGGTAAACAAGGCGTTCATAATTGCCGAAATACATGTCCCGCAGGTCGGGATGCCGATCAAGCCCAAGCGGCCGCCAGACAAAGGCGTCAAACTGGCGCACAAGAAAGTCGGTCAGATAAAAGGCCGTCATCTCATCTCGCGCTTCAAAGGCGGCGTTGCCTTCAAAAAAGCTGTAACAGTGCGGACCGGCGATCATGCTGACCCCAAGTTCGGCGCAGGCCGCTTGCAACTGCCCGCCGGTGCCACAGTCGGCATAGACGACAAAAATCTGGTCATAGTCATCGCGGTGTGCCGCAACAGCCGCACGGATACCGGGCACGATCTTTTCGGGGTGGTTGTGATAGATTGCAGGCAGACATTGCAGGTCCAGATGGGTCCAGCCATTCATGCTGCGCAGGGCAAGGATTTCATGGGCCAGCGCCCCACAGGCCAGCAAAAGGATCGGCTTGTCGCCCTTGGGTTCCAACCCGGTGGCTGTCAGGCGCGCATCAAGGTCGGTCATGACCGGCGCGACCAGAACCGGACAACAACCGATCCCACCATCGCGCCAATCAAGATATAGACGGGTGGTACACCCAAAGCAGTCAGCGCCCAGATCGTCAGCCCTGCGGCCAGAATGACGCCAAATATGATCGCAAAAAAGCGGTTTTGGGACATGGTCCCTCCTTTCGCGATCAAGATAGGGACCCGGGCGGGATCAAACCAGCCCGGATCGGCACTCAGGCGGTTGCACCCTGATTGTGTTTGCGTGCGACAAAGGTTTTGGCGGTTTCAACCGCCACCGCAGCATCGCGGCAATAAGCGTCAGCGCCAATGGCCTTGCCAAACTCTTCATTCAGCGGTGCGCCACCGACCAGCACGATATAGTCGTCGCGCAAACCCTTCTCGACCATCGTGTCGATCACGACTTTCATATAGGGCATGGTCGTTGTCAGCAGGGCAGACATGCCAAGGATATCAGGCCCTTCGGTCTCCAACGCTTCAAGATAGCTTTCAACGGCGTTGTTGATCCCCAGGTCGACGACCTCAAAACCGGCACCTTCCATCATCATTGATACAAGGTTCTTGCCAATGTCGTGGATGTCGCCTTTGACCGTCCCGATCACCATCTTGCCGACACGCGGTGCGCCGGTTTCCGCCAAAAGCGGCTTGAGAATGGCCATGCCGCCCTTCATGGCATTCGCCGCCAGCAACACCTCTGGCACGAACAAGATGCCGTCGCGGAAATCTTGCCCGACGATTGTCATGCCGCCCACCAGCGCCTCGGTCAGAATTCGGTAGGGTTCCCACTTGCGTTCCAGCAAGATATTCACGCCTTCCTCAATTTCCTCTTTCATGCCGTCGTAGAGGTCGTCGAACATCTGCGCGACGAGGTCTTCGTCATTCAGTTCCGACAGGATGATTTCGTCTTCGTCCGACATGTTTGTCCTCCAAGGCGCAAGGCGCTGATCCTACTTGGCAATTTAATGCTATTTTGTCGCAGAGGTCACGCGACAAATTACGACATTCGTGCAGCTTGCACCGACCTGTGCTTGCAAATGTTCATGTTGTGTTCTATCCGTGGTGGATGTCAGAGTTTCCTTTGCGCCCACGCTACCGCACGCCGGGCAGGGCCGCGCAATCAAATCCCGACAATCGGTTTGACCGGCTCCATAGCGAGGCTGTGGATGACGGCTGGTTGCCTCAGGATGACGACATTCCTGTCGCTCGCACCGACGTGAGCTTGGAACAGGCGCGCAAGGTGATCAGCCGGAATACCTCGCCCGATTTGTCGTTTGACCGCTCGATAAACCCCTATCGGGGCTGCGAGCATGGGTGCATCTACTGCTTTGCACGTCCCAGTCATGCCTATCTCGGTCTATCGCCGGGCCTTGACTTTGAAACGCGGTTGATTGCGCGGCCCAATGCTGCTGCACAACTGGAAAAGGAACTCCGGGCGCGCAGCTATGAACCGCGTACCATCGCGATTGGGACCAACACGGACCCTTATCAACCGATTGAAAAGAAGCATGAGATCATGCGGGAGGTGATGCAAGTCTTGTCGGCTTTCAACCATCCCACGGCCATTGTCACCAAAGGCACATTGATCGAGCGCGATATTGATATTCTGGCCCCGATGGCCGTGCGCGGTCTATTGCGGGTCGGGATCTCGGTGACAACCCTTAACCCGGCAACATCCCGCGCAATGGAACCCCGTGTGCCGCTGCCCGCGGCCCGCCTGCGCACGATCCGGCGGCTGTCAGAGGCGGGGATCCCTGTGCGCCTGATGGTCTCTCCGGTCGTGCCGGCACTGACCGATCACGAGCTTGAGGCGATCTTGGTCGCAGGGAAAGAGGCGGGGGCCGTGGCCGCGTCATCCATCGTGCTGCGCTTACCGTACGAGGTGTCGACGCTGTTTCGCGAATGGGTGGCGTTGGCTTATCCGGACCGCGCCGCGCGGATCATGGCCCGGGTACGCGAGTTGCATGGTGGCAAGGATTACGACCCGGCTTTTGGCACTCGCATGATCGGGCAGGGGGAATGGGCGGCCTTGATGCGCAAGCGTTTCAAGATCTGCTGTACCAAACTGGGGCTGGATCAATCCTTGCCTGATCTGCGGACCGATCTCTTTGCACCGCCGCCACAAGCGGGGGATCAGCTGGCGCTGTTTTAGCCGCGCCGCCGTCCGCGCCGCGCGGCCCGCTTTGGCCCGGCCCC
This window contains:
- a CDS encoding corrinoid protein, which codes for MSDEDEIILSELNDEDLVAQMFDDLYDGMKEEIEEGVNILLERKWEPYRILTEALVGGMTIVGQDFRDGILFVPEVLLAANAMKGGMAILKPLLAETGAPRVGKMVIGTVKGDIHDIGKNLVSMMMEGAGFEVVDLGINNAVESYLEALETEGPDILGMSALLTTTMPYMKVVIDTMVEKGLRDDYIVLVGGAPLNEEFGKAIGADAYCRDAAVAVETAKTFVARKHNQGATA
- a CDS encoding DUF1638 domain-containing protein; the encoded protein is MTDLDARLTATGLEPKGDKPILLLACGALAHEILALRSMNGWTHLDLQCLPAIYHNHPEKIVPGIRAAVAAHRDDYDQIFVVYADCGTGGQLQAACAELGVSMIAGPHCYSFFEGNAAFEARDEMTAFYLTDFLVRQFDAFVWRPLGLDRHPDLRDMYFGNYERLVYQAQTENPELTAKAEEIADRMGLTFERRFTGYGDLAEALRVL
- a CDS encoding PA0069 family radical SAM protein encodes the protein MSEFPLRPRYRTPGRAAQSNPDNRFDRLHSEAVDDGWLPQDDDIPVARTDVSLEQARKVISRNTSPDLSFDRSINPYRGCEHGCIYCFARPSHAYLGLSPGLDFETRLIARPNAAAQLEKELRARSYEPRTIAIGTNTDPYQPIEKKHEIMREVMQVLSAFNHPTAIVTKGTLIERDIDILAPMAVRGLLRVGISVTTLNPATSRAMEPRVPLPAARLRTIRRLSEAGIPVRLMVSPVVPALTDHELEAILVAGKEAGAVAASSIVLRLPYEVSTLFREWVALAYPDRAARIMARVRELHGGKDYDPAFGTRMIGQGEWAALMRKRFKICCTKLGLDQSLPDLRTDLFAPPPQAGDQLALF